A segment of the Litoribacterium kuwaitense genome:
GGGTATATGAGAATATTCAGTGGTACATGGCCCTCGGCAGTGTTCAAGCGATTAAAAGTGCGGTTGAAGCAGGGTTGGGCGTTAGTATTATTTCAAGACAAACTGTTAAGCGAGAGTTGAAATATGGCGCTTTACGCGAAGTGAGAATTGCTGATTTTAAGCTGGAGAGAGATTTATACCTTGTACAAAAACAGCATCGTTTTCAAAAAATTGGTTTAGAAACGTTTGTTTATTTTATGAAAAATCGCTTTCTTTATGCCTCGTTATAACTTTTGGTTATACCCTATGATCTATAGCTATTATTCAGATGGATTTTTCAATGTTACGATATAGGCAAACGGATAACCACTTTGAGAAGGGAAAGGTGCCCAATGGCTGTCGAATTTGGTCTGCAATTATATTCAGTAAGAGAAGAACTG
Coding sequences within it:
- a CDS encoding LysR substrate-binding domain-containing protein; the protein is VYENIQWYMALGSVQAIKSAVEAGLGVSIISRQTVKRELKYGALREVRIADFKLERDLYLVQKQHRFQKIGLETFVYFMKNRFLYASL